One window of Novipirellula aureliae genomic DNA carries:
- a CDS encoding methylamine utilization protein: protein MKIRLLTCLAAPLLLAVCPSDAHAGDLKIRFEYGGESKEPAMVEVNKDVEFCGKHDVKNERLLVNPSNKGVKDVVVYVYTGRGGSQLTDVPASDKKHVLANSECRFDPHIVIAQAGDKLEITNPDPIGHNANLNFFKNPAQNFLIPSGGSKTVALEEAEPAPIPVDCNIHPWMRAYVVVLDHPYAAKSDENGDLIIKNLPEGSALTFRVYHEAGRIDEVKINGKVEKWTRSRFDVEIGAGVKDLGTVVIPADALTYE from the coding sequence TTGAAGATTCGATTGCTTACTTGTCTCGCGGCACCCTTGCTGCTAGCCGTTTGTCCATCAGATGCTCATGCAGGTGATTTGAAGATTCGGTTTGAATATGGCGGCGAATCAAAGGAACCTGCCATGGTCGAAGTCAATAAAGACGTCGAATTTTGCGGAAAACACGATGTCAAAAACGAGCGGTTGCTGGTCAATCCCTCGAACAAAGGCGTCAAAGATGTTGTCGTTTATGTCTATACTGGTCGCGGCGGTTCGCAACTAACCGATGTGCCTGCATCGGACAAAAAACACGTGTTGGCCAACAGCGAATGTCGTTTTGATCCTCACATCGTCATCGCGCAAGCTGGCGATAAACTGGAAATTACCAATCCTGATCCAATCGGCCATAACGCCAACCTCAATTTTTTCAAAAATCCCGCCCAGAACTTCTTGATTCCGTCGGGGGGGTCGAAGACGGTCGCGTTGGAAGAGGCGGAACCGGCCCCGATCCCGGTCGACTGCAACATTCACCCCTGGATGCGGGCTTATGTCGTGGTCCTCGACCATCCCTACGCAGCCAAAAGCGACGAAAATGGTGACCTCATCATCAAGAATTTGCCTGAGGGCAGTGCATTGACGTTCCGCGTTTATCACGAAGCGGGGCGCATCGATGAAGTCAAAATCAACGGCAAGGTCGAGAAATGGACTCGAAGTCGGTTCGATGTCGAGATTGGAGCAGGCGTCAAGGATTTGGGCACCGTTGTGATTCCCGCCGATGCGTTGACCTATGAATAG
- the purD gene encoding phosphoribosylamine--glycine ligase, translating into MKILVVGSGGREHALAWKIAQSPRVQKVYVAPGNAGTALDATNVPIEVTDTEGLIAFVKENEIDITVVGPEVPLVLGLVDAMQDEGLKVFGPTKAAAELEGSKVFCKNLLRTADIPTADYHTFRSADDASRYIKDRYNEPTDTVNVVIKADGLAAGKGVIVCDTRSEALEAIDRIAHQKEFGEAGKELIIEERLFGQEASVLAITDGETIVTLPAAQDHKPAHDGDTGPNTGGMGAYCPTPIIDEGMMERVESDVLVPIVHAMKRARRPFKGVLYAGMMLTSAGPKVLEFNVRFGDPECQPLLMRLKTDLVDVIEATIDGKLNELEPLQWDDRPSICVVMASEGYPGDYQKGRLITGLDRASQLPDVKVFHAGTKLDDGAVVTAGGRVLGVTAIGDSISKAKLQAYTAVKEIRWEGAWCRKDISDKALGY; encoded by the coding sequence ATGAAAATCCTTGTCGTCGGCAGTGGTGGGCGTGAACACGCACTCGCTTGGAAAATCGCCCAGAGTCCGCGGGTTCAAAAAGTCTATGTCGCTCCCGGTAACGCTGGCACCGCCCTCGACGCAACCAATGTGCCGATCGAAGTCACCGACACGGAGGGTCTCATTGCGTTCGTCAAAGAGAACGAGATCGACATTACCGTCGTCGGCCCTGAAGTGCCCCTCGTCCTCGGTTTGGTCGACGCGATGCAAGACGAAGGCCTGAAAGTGTTTGGGCCAACCAAGGCGGCCGCCGAACTGGAAGGCAGCAAAGTCTTCTGCAAAAACCTGCTGCGCACTGCCGATATCCCCACCGCCGACTACCACACGTTTCGCAGTGCCGATGATGCAAGTCGCTACATCAAGGACCGCTACAACGAACCGACGGACACCGTCAATGTCGTGATCAAGGCAGACGGTTTGGCCGCTGGGAAAGGCGTCATCGTTTGCGACACCCGTAGCGAGGCACTCGAAGCGATTGACCGCATCGCTCACCAGAAAGAATTTGGCGAAGCGGGCAAGGAACTGATTATCGAAGAGCGTTTGTTTGGCCAAGAGGCAAGTGTCTTGGCGATTACCGATGGCGAAACCATCGTGACCCTGCCTGCCGCACAAGATCACAAACCCGCTCACGACGGGGATACGGGCCCTAACACCGGCGGCATGGGCGCCTATTGCCCTACGCCAATTATCGATGAAGGGATGATGGAACGGGTCGAATCGGATGTTTTGGTGCCGATCGTTCATGCCATGAAACGTGCGAGGCGACCGTTCAAAGGAGTCCTGTATGCAGGCATGATGCTGACGTCGGCTGGCCCCAAAGTTCTGGAGTTCAACGTTCGCTTTGGCGACCCTGAATGCCAACCACTCTTGATGCGGCTAAAAACCGACTTGGTTGATGTGATCGAAGCGACAATCGATGGAAAGCTGAACGAACTTGAACCACTCCAGTGGGATGATCGACCAAGTATTTGCGTGGTCATGGCCAGTGAAGGGTACCCCGGAGACTATCAAAAAGGACGCTTAATTACCGGGCTGGATCGAGCATCGCAGCTACCCGATGTCAAAGTCTTTCATGCGGGAACCAAACTCGATGACGGGGCGGTCGTGACCGCCGGCGGACGCGTGCTCGGCGTTACGGCAATCGGCGATTCAATCAGCAAAGCGAAGCTCCAAGCCTACACGGCAGTAAAAGAAATCCGCTGGGAAGGCGCTTGGTGCCGAAAAGATATTAGCGACAAGGCTCTTGGTTATTAG